One genomic region from Muriicola soli encodes:
- a CDS encoding endonuclease, protein MAFTLFRSSKEANVFTIAFYNLENLFDTRDDPHKLDDDFTPKGFKKWTPKRYRRKIKKLAKTISRLGVQTSNYPPVLVGLAELENKLVIREMLDTKALRGKGYKYIHFDSPDERGIDTALLYHPQHFEEISSENIFLQVQNPDGRPDATRDILYVHGKLHGEPVHIFVNHWPSRRDGASETAYKRIKAAETIHSTMRLIEKKEKKPNYLVMGDFNDGPFDKSIKTLLSGTDLYNPMERLIGEDRGSANYKQRWSLFDQIILSNTFFNKGSGHHSFAHADIFDDHLLKEWSGRYKGNPFRTYVGKKYLGGHSDHFPVYIQLRLIKTEE, encoded by the coding sequence ATGGCATTTACCCTATTTCGCTCGAGCAAGGAAGCGAATGTTTTTACGATCGCCTTTTATAACCTGGAAAACTTATTTGACACCCGGGATGATCCTCATAAACTAGATGACGATTTTACTCCTAAAGGGTTTAAAAAATGGACACCTAAGCGCTATCGCAGAAAAATTAAAAAATTAGCGAAGACCATTTCCCGTTTGGGAGTGCAAACCAGTAATTACCCGCCTGTTCTCGTAGGATTAGCAGAATTGGAGAATAAATTGGTGATTCGTGAAATGCTCGACACAAAGGCACTCCGGGGAAAGGGGTATAAATACATCCACTTCGATTCTCCCGATGAAAGAGGAATAGACACGGCCTTACTTTACCATCCGCAGCATTTTGAAGAAATTTCATCTGAGAACATTTTCCTGCAAGTTCAGAATCCGGACGGACGCCCTGATGCTACTCGCGATATTCTTTACGTCCACGGCAAGCTCCACGGTGAACCCGTACATATTTTTGTGAACCATTGGCCTTCGAGAAGAGATGGCGCAAGTGAAACAGCCTATAAACGAATCAAAGCAGCAGAGACCATCCACAGTACCATGAGATTGATCGAGAAAAAGGAGAAGAAACCTAATTATTTGGTTATGGGCGACTTTAATGACGGACCGTTTGACAAAAGTATAAAGACTTTGTTAAGTGGGACAGATCTTTACAATCCGATGGAAAGACTGATAGGGGAGGACAGGGGAAGTGCAAACTACAAACAACGCTGGTCCCTCTTCGATCAAATTATACTGTCAAATACATTTTTTAATAAAGGATCAGGGCATCATAGTTTTGCCCATGCAGATATTTTTGATGATCACTTATTAAAGGAGTGGAGCGGGCGGTATAAAGGCAATCCTTTTCGAACTTACGTTGGTAAAAAATACCTCGGAGGCCATAGTGACCATTTTCCGGTCTACATACAATTGCGATTAATAAAAACTGAAGAATAA
- a CDS encoding methylated-DNA--[protein]-cysteine S-methyltransferase, producing the protein MATAFLKTPLGKAQIEGDQNGITSVSLIGGNQNLIADHPEVLEDAIYQLQEYFNGSRKQFDLPLNPRGTEFQKKVWEELSRIPYGKTISYMDLSKKLGDPKAIRAAAAANGKNPIWVIIPCHRVIGSNGDLVGYAGGLDRKKWLLNHESPSKQQSLFPD; encoded by the coding sequence ATGGCCACAGCATTTTTAAAAACACCCCTTGGAAAAGCTCAAATTGAAGGAGATCAGAATGGTATTACATCCGTTAGTTTGATAGGCGGAAATCAAAATTTAATTGCAGACCATCCTGAAGTACTCGAGGATGCTATTTATCAACTTCAGGAATATTTTAACGGAAGTCGAAAGCAATTTGATCTTCCACTAAACCCCAGGGGAACCGAATTCCAGAAAAAGGTATGGGAAGAACTTAGTCGGATCCCTTACGGAAAAACAATTTCTTACATGGATCTATCTAAAAAATTGGGTGATCCCAAAGCTATCCGTGCTGCTGCTGCGGCCAATGGGAAGAACCCTATTTGGGTCATTATTCCTTGTCATAGAGTGATAGGAAGTAATGGAGATCTCGTAGGGTACGCAGGTGGATTAGATCGGAAAAAATGGCTTTTAAACCACGAAAGCCCTTCAAAGCAGCAGTCGCTCTTCCCGGATTAA
- a CDS encoding DUF2480 family protein gives MSNEIVNRVSSSPLVTFDLEAYYPEGKRLLLDISPWLLEGIILKEKEFRQYINEHPWEDYKDAFVALHCSTDAIVPGWAFMLVTTKLQPWAAEIVQGDLNLLETVLYKRVIDELDVTGFVNKPVIIKGCSNKPVPANAYLWATNKLQGVAKSVMYGEACSSVPLFKKK, from the coding sequence ATGTCAAATGAAATTGTAAACAGAGTTAGTTCTAGTCCGCTGGTCACTTTTGACCTGGAAGCGTACTATCCGGAGGGGAAGAGACTGCTCCTAGATATCAGTCCGTGGCTGTTGGAAGGCATCATACTCAAGGAAAAAGAATTCAGGCAATACATCAACGAACATCCCTGGGAAGATTACAAAGATGCTTTTGTGGCCCTTCATTGTTCCACGGATGCTATTGTTCCCGGTTGGGCTTTTATGCTCGTGACCACTAAACTTCAACCCTGGGCGGCTGAAATAGTACAGGGCGATCTTAACCTGCTTGAAACCGTACTCTATAAAAGGGTCATAGATGAACTAGATGTCACCGGTTTTGTGAATAAACCCGTGATCATCAAAGGCTGCTCTAACAAACCGGTACCGGCAAATGCCTATTTATGGGCAACAAATAAACTTCAAGGGGTAGCAAAAAGCGTAATGTACGGAGAGGCCTGTTCTTCGGTACCACTTTTCAAGAAAAAGTAA
- a CDS encoding SufE family protein: protein MSIQEIQREIVDEFSMFDDWMQRYEYMIELGKSLPLIKEEYKTEDHIIKGCQSKVWVNAELENDKLIFTADSDAIITKGIIAILIRAFSNQKPQDIIDAETSFIDEIGLKEHLSPTRANGLVSMIKQLKLYAVAYQTQLN, encoded by the coding sequence ATGAGCATACAGGAAATACAAAGGGAGATCGTAGACGAATTTTCCATGTTCGACGATTGGATGCAGCGCTATGAATACATGATCGAATTAGGGAAATCCCTACCCCTTATAAAGGAAGAATACAAAACTGAAGACCACATTATAAAAGGATGTCAGAGCAAGGTTTGGGTGAATGCTGAATTGGAGAATGACAAGTTGATTTTCACAGCAGACAGTGATGCGATCATCACCAAGGGCATCATCGCCATACTGATCAGGGCCTTCAGCAATCAGAAACCGCAAGACATAATTGATGCAGAAACAAGCTTCATCGATGAAATAGGCCTGAAAGAACATCTATCCCCAACAAGAGCAAATGGCCTGGTAAGTATGATCAAGCAGTTAAAACTTTATGCGGTGGCTTACCAAACACAACTAAATTAA
- the sufD gene encoding Fe-S cluster assembly protein SufD produces the protein MDLKEKLVSSFMAFENNVDVEHPIHDIRTEAIKNFEEKGFPTKKDEAWKYTSLNSLQKIDFSIFPKEENTLEYHQVKKYFLHEIDTYKIVFIDGIYCSNLSETTHDGVDICLMSSALTKPMYKPVMDVYFNKVASKDESLTSLNTAFSREGAYIYIPKNKAPKKPVEILHFATGNEASLMLQPRNLIIAEENAELQVIERHQSLTGNAVLTNCVTEIFAAKNAIVDYYKVQNDSKVASLIDNTYIAQKDKSVVNVHTFSFGGKLTRNNLNFFQDGEHIESTLKGVTILGEKQHVDHHTLVHHQQPNCESHQDYKGIYGEKSTGVFNGKIIVDKIAQKTNAFQQNNNVLISDKASINTKPQLEIFADDVKCSHGCTIGQLDEDALFYLQSRGIPRKEATGLLMYAFANNVLESVRLPELKNRINKLIATKLGVRLGFDL, from the coding sequence ATGGATCTGAAAGAAAAATTAGTATCGTCCTTTATGGCATTCGAAAACAACGTGGATGTGGAACACCCTATTCACGATATCCGAACAGAAGCCATCAAGAATTTTGAAGAGAAAGGATTTCCCACGAAAAAGGATGAAGCCTGGAAATACACTTCCCTGAATAGTTTGCAGAAAATTGATTTCAGCATATTTCCGAAGGAAGAAAACACTCTGGAATATCACCAGGTTAAAAAGTATTTCCTGCACGAGATCGATACCTACAAAATCGTATTTATAGACGGGATCTACTGTTCCAATTTATCCGAAACAACTCATGACGGGGTAGATATCTGTTTGATGAGTTCAGCACTCACCAAGCCGATGTACAAGCCCGTAATGGATGTGTATTTTAATAAAGTCGCTTCCAAAGATGAGAGTCTTACTTCACTGAATACGGCATTTAGCAGGGAAGGAGCTTATATTTATATCCCCAAGAATAAGGCGCCGAAGAAACCCGTTGAGATCCTTCATTTTGCCACGGGGAACGAAGCTTCGCTGATGTTGCAGCCCAGGAACCTAATTATTGCAGAGGAAAACGCAGAATTACAGGTGATTGAAAGGCATCAGAGTCTTACAGGTAATGCGGTGCTCACCAATTGCGTCACAGAGATCTTTGCGGCAAAAAATGCAATTGTGGACTATTACAAGGTTCAGAACGACAGTAAGGTCGCCTCTCTGATAGACAACACCTATATTGCCCAGAAGGACAAAAGTGTTGTTAATGTTCACACCTTTTCCTTTGGCGGTAAGCTCACCCGAAATAACCTGAATTTCTTTCAGGATGGGGAACACATCGAATCTACGCTAAAAGGTGTCACCATACTTGGAGAAAAGCAGCACGTAGATCATCACACTTTGGTGCATCACCAGCAGCCCAATTGCGAAAGCCATCAGGATTACAAGGGGATTTACGGAGAGAAATCAACCGGTGTATTCAATGGAAAGATCATCGTTGATAAGATAGCGCAGAAGACCAATGCCTTTCAGCAAAATAACAATGTGTTAATCAGCGATAAAGCCAGCATCAACACCAAACCCCAGTTGGAGATTTTCGCCGATGACGTAAAATGCTCTCACGGTTGTACGATTGGTCAATTAGATGAGGACGCACTTTTCTACCTGCAATCCCGGGGAATTCCGCGGAAAGAGGCAACCGGACTACTGATGTATGCATTTGCGAACAACGTACTTGAAAGCGTTCGCCTCCCGGAATTGAAAAATCGGATCAACAAACTTATTGCCACAAAGTTAGGAGTTCGTTTAGGCTTTGACCTGTAA
- a CDS encoding outer membrane beta-barrel protein yields MIRSLFCAFLLLCTFVTTAQDKNWSIEVSYPISTNDAFASSNQGTLGAGIKYRFVDLRKFRLGVSADITWFATTIVNDSDPVQEFNYRDVFIQPGFFVEGPLSANGKLRFSAGVGWTWLYSRGGRAFFDEFGRVQGVDWANGLNLNIGLIYDITPSIFVQTQYDHLFISGDVTDGNIGLIKLGGGFRF; encoded by the coding sequence ATGATCAGATCTCTTTTTTGCGCATTTCTCCTCCTTTGTACTTTTGTTACCACCGCTCAGGATAAAAACTGGAGTATCGAAGTAAGTTATCCCATTTCCACCAATGATGCATTTGCTTCTTCTAACCAGGGAACGTTAGGAGCCGGTATCAAGTACCGTTTCGTTGACCTTAGAAAATTTAGGCTGGGAGTTTCAGCTGATATTACATGGTTCGCCACCACCATCGTTAATGATTCTGATCCTGTCCAGGAATTCAATTATCGAGATGTCTTTATTCAGCCCGGGTTTTTTGTTGAAGGACCCCTTTCCGCTAATGGTAAACTACGATTTTCCGCAGGCGTAGGTTGGACGTGGTTGTATTCCAGGGGAGGTAGGGCCTTTTTTGATGAATTCGGCCGTGTTCAGGGTGTAGATTGGGCAAATGGTTTAAACCTGAATATAGGGTTGATCTATGACATTACCCCAAGTATCTTTGTACAAACTCAGTACGATCATCTTTTTATATCCGGCGATGTCACAGACGGGAATATTGGCCTGATCAAGTTGGGTGGGGGATTCCGATTCTGA
- the hflX gene encoding GTPase HflX — MLEKKSIEYEKAVLIGVINREQNEEKVTEYLDELEFLTYTAGGEVSKRFVQRIDTPNPKTFIGSGKMQEVEAYVKENEIGSVIFDDELTPVQQRNIEKQLRCKILDRTGLILDIFAQRAKTSYARTQVELAQYEYLLPRLTGLWTHLERQRGGIGMRGPGETEIETDRRIVRDRIALLKKKLTKIDRQMETQRGNRGSLVRVALVGYTNVGKSTLMNVISKSKVFAENKLFATLDTTVRKVVIGNLPFLLSDTVGFIRKLPTQLVESFKGTLDEVREADLLLHVVDISHPNFEEHIDSVNQVLLEIGSDDKETIMVFNKIDLYQPEVIAEDDLTTEKTSRHMSLDEWEKTWMRRMGDHALFISALNKENLDEFKKRVYRAVRDIHVTRFPYNNFLYPENLDAY, encoded by the coding sequence ATGCTAGAAAAGAAATCTATAGAATATGAAAAAGCTGTTCTCATTGGTGTGATTAATAGGGAACAGAACGAGGAAAAAGTAACGGAGTATCTTGATGAACTTGAATTTCTTACCTATACTGCGGGTGGGGAGGTCAGCAAGCGGTTTGTACAAAGGATAGACACCCCAAATCCCAAAACCTTTATCGGGAGTGGAAAAATGCAGGAAGTGGAGGCCTATGTAAAGGAGAACGAGATCGGCTCTGTGATCTTTGATGATGAGCTTACACCAGTACAGCAACGAAATATTGAAAAACAACTGCGCTGCAAGATCCTCGACAGAACCGGCCTGATCCTCGACATATTTGCCCAGAGGGCAAAGACCAGTTACGCCAGAACCCAAGTAGAACTGGCCCAGTACGAATACCTGCTCCCCAGGCTAACAGGCCTTTGGACTCACCTTGAACGCCAACGTGGGGGAATTGGGATGCGTGGTCCGGGAGAAACCGAAATAGAAACTGACCGGCGTATTGTAAGGGATCGTATCGCCTTGCTCAAAAAGAAACTTACCAAGATAGACCGTCAAATGGAGACACAGCGAGGAAATCGCGGATCTCTTGTGCGAGTGGCACTTGTGGGCTATACCAATGTGGGCAAGTCTACGCTGATGAATGTTATCAGCAAGAGCAAAGTCTTTGCCGAAAACAAGCTATTTGCTACCCTGGATACCACCGTTAGAAAAGTGGTTATAGGTAACCTACCGTTCTTACTGAGCGATACCGTTGGATTCATCAGGAAGCTTCCCACTCAGTTGGTGGAGAGTTTTAAGGGCACCCTTGACGAAGTAAGGGAGGCTGATCTCCTGCTTCATGTGGTAGATATCTCTCATCCCAATTTTGAAGAGCATATCGATTCTGTAAACCAGGTGTTGCTCGAGATTGGTTCGGACGACAAGGAAACAATTATGGTCTTCAATAAAATAGACCTTTATCAACCAGAGGTAATAGCTGAAGATGATCTCACAACAGAAAAGACCTCGAGGCATATGAGCCTGGACGAATGGGAAAAGACCTGGATGAGGCGGATGGGAGACCATGCCCTTTTTATTTCAGCCCTGAATAAGGAAAATCTGGATGAATTTAAGAAAAGAGTCTACCGCGCGGTAAGGGATATCCACGTAACCCGATTCCCGTATAACAACTTTTTATATCCTGAAAACCTGGATGCTTATTAA
- a CDS encoding 3'-5' exonuclease, whose protein sequence is MLKKIDLENILFLDIETVPEVPEFDQLDENKQSLWDQKSKYKRGEGITAEEYYENAGIWAEFGKIICISVGYFHFKGSLRKFRVTTFHGDELTLLKEFRSLLESHFTSRKYLLCAHNGKEFDFPYIARRMIIHNIPLPEKLNHFGKKPWEVPHLDTMELWKFGDYKHYTSLKLMAHVLGIPSPKEDIDGSMVREVFYKDKDLDRIILYCERDVITVAQVLLRLRNETLLAEEEILRV, encoded by the coding sequence ATGCTGAAGAAAATTGATCTGGAGAACATACTCTTTCTCGATATTGAAACCGTTCCTGAAGTTCCGGAATTCGATCAGCTTGATGAAAACAAACAGAGTCTTTGGGATCAGAAATCAAAATACAAAAGAGGAGAGGGGATTACTGCAGAAGAATACTATGAAAATGCAGGAATATGGGCCGAATTCGGCAAGATCATCTGTATCTCTGTAGGTTATTTTCACTTTAAGGGGAGTCTGCGAAAATTTCGAGTCACTACGTTTCACGGGGATGAATTAACCTTACTAAAAGAATTTCGTTCTTTATTGGAAAGTCATTTTACGTCCAGAAAGTATCTGCTTTGTGCCCACAACGGGAAAGAGTTTGATTTTCCATATATCGCCCGGCGTATGATCATCCACAATATTCCGCTTCCTGAAAAACTCAACCATTTTGGTAAAAAACCATGGGAAGTCCCCCATCTCGATACCATGGAATTGTGGAAATTTGGAGATTATAAACATTATACCTCTTTAAAACTCATGGCCCATGTGCTGGGTATCCCTTCCCCAAAGGAAGACATCGACGGAAGTATGGTTCGCGAGGTATTTTACAAGGATAAAGATCTGGACCGTATTATTCTTTACTGCGAAAGAGATGTGATCACCGTGGCTCAGGTATTATTAAGGTTGAGAAATGAAACGCTTCTGGCCGAGGAAGAGATTCTCAGAGTATAA
- a CDS encoding aminotransferase class V-fold PLP-dependent enzyme — translation MEKTMINIDKIRKDFPILNRKVNGNPLIYFDNAATSQTPKMVMDVIVDYYSNYNANIHRGVHTLAQEATEAYEGGRRKIQQFFNAAKSHEIIFTSGTTHGINLVAQGFTHFVKEGDEVLVSAMEHHSNIVPWQMLCDRTGATLKVIPMNKEGVLLMDKYQDMLSEKTKLVVCNHVSNALGTINPIEEIIPMAHAVGAAVLIDGAQSSPHIKVDVQKLDVDFYTASAHKLCGPTGIGMLYGKEEWLAKLPPYQGGGEMIAEVTFEKTTYADLPYKFEAGTPNICGGIAFGAALDYLNQIGLDAIEQYEHELLEYATKKLLKIDGLQIYGTATDKTAVISFNIKGIHPYDIGTLLDKMGIALRTGHHCAQPVMDYFQIPGTIRASFSFYNTKEEIDRFLDCLEKARQMLT, via the coding sequence ATGGAAAAGACAATGATCAATATTGACAAAATAAGAAAGGACTTCCCTATCCTCAACAGGAAAGTGAATGGGAATCCCCTGATCTATTTCGACAATGCTGCGACCTCTCAAACCCCTAAAATGGTAATGGATGTAATTGTCGATTACTACAGCAATTACAATGCTAATATCCACAGGGGGGTTCATACCCTGGCTCAGGAAGCTACTGAAGCTTATGAAGGGGGGAGAAGGAAAATTCAGCAATTCTTTAACGCCGCAAAAAGTCATGAGATCATTTTTACCTCAGGGACCACCCACGGTATAAATCTGGTAGCACAAGGGTTTACACACTTTGTCAAAGAAGGTGATGAGGTTTTAGTTTCGGCCATGGAACACCATTCTAATATTGTACCCTGGCAAATGCTGTGTGATCGGACTGGTGCGACTTTAAAGGTGATCCCGATGAATAAGGAAGGTGTTCTACTGATGGATAAGTACCAAGACATGCTGTCCGAAAAGACCAAATTGGTGGTATGTAACCATGTTTCCAACGCCCTGGGGACAATAAACCCAATTGAAGAGATTATTCCTATGGCTCACGCCGTAGGTGCGGCCGTATTAATCGATGGAGCACAGTCTTCCCCGCATATAAAGGTAGATGTACAGAAGTTAGACGTCGATTTCTACACAGCTTCGGCACACAAACTATGTGGCCCTACAGGGATTGGGATGTTGTACGGCAAGGAGGAATGGCTCGCTAAATTACCTCCTTATCAGGGAGGTGGTGAGATGATCGCAGAAGTAACTTTTGAAAAGACCACCTACGCAGACCTTCCCTATAAATTTGAGGCCGGCACCCCTAATATATGCGGAGGCATAGCCTTCGGGGCCGCGCTTGATTACCTCAACCAAATAGGGCTTGACGCTATTGAGCAATACGAACACGAGTTACTTGAATATGCAACCAAAAAGCTTTTAAAAATTGACGGTTTGCAGATCTATGGAACTGCCACTGATAAAACGGCAGTGATTTCATTTAATATCAAGGGTATTCATCCTTATGACATCGGTACTTTACTGGATAAAATGGGAATCGCTTTGCGAACAGGGCATCACTGCGCCCAACCCGTGATGGATTATTTTCAGATACCGGGAACGATCAGGGCCAGTTTTAGTTTTTACAATACAAAAGAAGAAATAGACCGATTTCTTGATTGCCTGGAAAAGGCCAGGCAAATGCTCACATAG
- a CDS encoding zinc metalloprotease: MRKTFFGIAVLSLAMVSCEKESNEAAIINAQEIQVDMSDFYVYTDEVDDFFAKGEKGKHCASMSVLNAELSKNPGLERKMYDIEKQARKFIASKKPDGKPGNGNGGGNGDGGGGGDPVDDGLGAISIPVVVHVIYNQANPDENISSAQINSQISVLNADFNATNNDKNQVPSEFSGLAANSDINFNLAQVIRVSSTRTSWGTNNAMKYSSNGGSDAVSPQTHLNIWVCNIGGGILGYAQFPGGNSSTDGVVISPQYFGTTGYVSAPFDKGRTATHEVGHWANLRHIWGDGRCRQDDFVSDTPSSDRPNYGCPTYPTAHCRSNDMTMNYMDYTNDACMYMFSEGQKARMRAIFAPGGPRDAFLP, from the coding sequence ATAAGAAAAACATTTTTTGGGATAGCCGTACTGTCCCTAGCCATGGTCTCCTGTGAGAAAGAATCAAATGAGGCCGCCATCATCAATGCTCAGGAAATCCAGGTAGACATGAGCGACTTTTATGTGTACACGGATGAGGTTGATGATTTTTTTGCTAAAGGTGAAAAGGGGAAGCATTGTGCCTCCATGTCAGTTTTAAATGCGGAGTTAAGCAAGAATCCGGGCCTGGAACGGAAAATGTATGATATAGAAAAGCAAGCCCGAAAATTTATTGCCTCAAAAAAACCAGACGGTAAACCCGGTAACGGCAATGGTGGCGGTAATGGCGACGGAGGTGGAGGTGGAGATCCGGTTGACGATGGCCTGGGAGCTATAAGTATTCCGGTTGTTGTTCACGTCATTTACAATCAAGCTAATCCGGATGAAAATATCAGCAGTGCACAGATCAATTCTCAGATCAGTGTCCTGAATGCAGATTTTAATGCAACGAATAATGATAAAAACCAGGTCCCATCTGAATTTAGCGGACTTGCAGCAAATTCTGATATCAATTTCAATTTAGCTCAGGTGATTCGCGTGAGTTCCACAAGAACTTCCTGGGGTACAAATAATGCCATGAAATACTCTTCAAATGGCGGCTCCGACGCCGTATCTCCACAAACTCACCTAAACATTTGGGTGTGTAATATCGGCGGAGGAATACTGGGATACGCTCAATTCCCGGGTGGAAATTCTTCTACTGACGGAGTTGTTATTTCTCCTCAGTATTTTGGTACAACAGGATATGTATCGGCACCTTTTGATAAAGGAAGAACGGCCACCCACGAAGTGGGGCACTGGGCAAATTTACGCCATATCTGGGGTGACGGAAGATGCCGTCAGGACGATTTTGTCTCGGACACCCCTTCTTCCGACCGTCCTAACTACGGATGCCCAACCTATCCAACAGCTCATTGCAGGTCTAATGATATGACCATGAATTACATGGATTATACCAATGATGCGTGTATGTATATGTTTTCCGAAGGCCAGAAAGCTAGGATGCGGGCAATTTTTGCTCCGGGAGGACCAAGAGATGCTTTCCTTCCTTAA
- a CDS encoding DUF59 domain-containing protein translates to MSETAVDTQELGEKIVRILKTIYDPEIPVDIYELGLIYDVFVNEDNEVKILMTLTSPNCPVAETLPVEVEEKVKSLDIIKDAEVEITFDPPWSQELMSEEAKLELGLL, encoded by the coding sequence ATGAGCGAAACAGCTGTAGATACTCAGGAGTTAGGAGAAAAAATCGTCAGGATACTGAAGACTATTTACGATCCGGAAATCCCGGTTGATATATACGAATTAGGGCTGATTTACGATGTATTTGTCAATGAGGATAATGAGGTTAAGATCCTTATGACCCTTACCTCCCCCAACTGCCCGGTGGCGGAGACCCTTCCCGTAGAAGTTGAAGAGAAGGTTAAATCACTTGATATCATCAAGGATGCTGAGGTTGAAATTACATTCGACCCGCCCTGGAGTCAGGAATTGATGAGTGAGGAAGCAAAATTGGAATTGGGCCTGCTCTAG
- a CDS encoding serine hydrolase domain-containing protein, whose product MIPRYAFILFIILFSILSKLRSQIHGNQLLKETSRKTDSIITKGIINKAFPGAQLLVAVKGEILFHKTYGYQTYDSLLPVEKTDLYDLASVTKILGPLPLLMKLVEEGQLDLDVPFSKYWPAWQSKKDKKELTLREILSHQAGLTPYIVFLKEVLEKGKIKSRYIRTMPGKQFQKQAYDGIWVRNTFEHKIFREINRSAVDSIKEYSYSGLAFLLFPKLIEKVTGNSYPYLLRKEFTFPLNIPSLGYLPSKKGFPNSIIPTELDSLYRKDLVKGYVHDENASLFGGVSGNAGLFGKATDLFRFMQMYQNYGHLDGRRYLKEETVKEFTRIQYPNNKNRRGLGFDKPLLDNALKDLKDAYPAPSASAESFGHSGFTGTFVWADPKYQLVFIFLSNRVYPSRDHRQLYELNIRTSLHQLFYDYLDKL is encoded by the coding sequence ATGATTCCCAGGTATGCCTTTATTCTTTTCATTATACTGTTTAGTATATTATCAAAATTAAGGAGCCAAATTCATGGAAATCAACTTCTTAAAGAGACTAGCAGAAAGACCGATTCGATTATAACGAAAGGTATAATAAATAAGGCCTTCCCGGGCGCGCAACTCCTGGTAGCGGTAAAAGGAGAAATCCTCTTTCATAAGACTTACGGATATCAAACTTATGACAGTCTTCTGCCCGTAGAAAAAACAGATCTTTACGACCTGGCTTCAGTAACCAAGATTCTAGGGCCACTGCCCTTGTTGATGAAACTCGTTGAGGAAGGTCAACTCGATCTGGATGTGCCATTTAGTAAGTACTGGCCGGCATGGCAGAGTAAAAAGGATAAAAAAGAACTTACACTGCGCGAAATTCTCAGTCACCAAGCCGGACTTACCCCCTATATCGTCTTTCTGAAAGAAGTTCTGGAAAAAGGGAAAATAAAAAGCAGGTACATCAGGACAATGCCCGGCAAACAATTCCAAAAGCAGGCATACGACGGGATTTGGGTGAGAAATACCTTTGAGCATAAGATCTTCAGGGAAATCAATCGCTCTGCTGTGGATTCAATCAAGGAATATTCGTATTCTGGACTGGCGTTTCTGTTATTCCCTAAATTGATAGAGAAAGTGACCGGGAATTCCTATCCTTATTTACTGCGCAAGGAATTCACCTTCCCCCTGAATATCCCGTCATTAGGATACCTTCCGTCAAAGAAAGGATTCCCGAATAGCATAATTCCCACGGAATTGGATTCCCTGTACAGAAAGGACCTTGTTAAGGGATATGTACACGATGAAAACGCATCCTTATTTGGAGGCGTATCGGGTAATGCAGGACTTTTCGGAAAAGCTACAGACCTGTTTCGCTTTATGCAGATGTATCAAAATTACGGCCATCTCGATGGAAGACGCTATTTAAAAGAGGAAACCGTAAAAGAATTTACCAGGATACAATATCCAAATAATAAGAACCGAAGGGGACTTGGTTTCGACAAACCATTATTAGATAACGCTCTAAAGGATCTAAAAGATGCATATCCGGCACCATCAGCTAGTGCCGAAAGCTTTGGACATAGCGGATTTACGGGTACTTTCGTGTGGGCTGATCCTAAATACCAATTGGTTTTTATTTTTCTATCTAACCGGGTTTATCCCAGTCGAGATCACCGGCAATTGTACGAATTGAATATCCGTACTTCCCTCCATCAGTTGTTTTATGATTACCTGGACAAACTTTAG